GTTCCACAACGGTTACGAAAGTTGCAATGATCACAATGAAGCAGGCGATTCTGACCTTGGAAGGGATAACATTCCGGAGCAATGAAATCAAAACATTGGAACCGACCAGCACAAAGGTAGTGGCCAGTCCCATGCCGATGCCGTTTTCCACTTTTGTCGTCACCGCCAGCGTGGCACAGATGCCGAGCACCAGCCGGAAAGGTGGAATTTCCTTCCATAACCCTTTGGTAAATTCCTGCATGACGGTTTTTGCCATATTCGACTCCCTGAGCTTATTATAAATTTCCTGTTTTGTTTTTTATTTCAGTTTCCAGCCGGCCATAGCGTTGTCCGGCGCTGGTGGCGGCGTTACAGACGCCACGAGAGGTAACCGTGGCACCGCTGATGGCGTCGATCTGACCGCCATCTCCTTTAACCTTAAATTCCTGGTTCGCGGCCAGGCCGACAAAACGGCCGACCAGGTCCGGTTCCGTCTTGGCTCTGGAGCCGATCCCCGGGGTCTCACTATGCGTCGTCACCCCCGCGGAAATAATCTTGCCGCTTTCAATATCCACGCCCACCATCAACCCGACATCTCCTCCGAAACCGCCCTTACCGCTGGAATTAAACGCCACATACCGTACCTTGCCGTCGACGGCTACGGGGAAAAGAACAATCGCTTCCTTCCCGTCCTGGAGAGTGAATCGGTCGGCGATCATGTCGTTGGAGGCTTTCGTGAACATCTGCTTCAGTACCGGTCCCTGCACAAAATTGAGCACCTGCAGTTCGATTTTTTCCTTGGTCGCATCCCTGACCCCGGCCAGCAGACCGCCTGAAGCCGCCGTCAAAACGGTGAGCACTACCACCATCTTAATTAATTCACGCATTATGCTACCTTCCCCATTGCTTTTGGTCTGATTTTATCGATAAGTGGATTGATCAGGTTCATCACCAGAATGGCAAACACCACACCGTCCACATACACCCCGATGTTTCTGATTAACACCGTCATCACTCCCCCGCCGACGCCGTAAATCAGCATGGGAGTCAAATTGACCGGAGAGGAGGAATCCTCGGTGGCGAAAAAAACGGCGCCGGCCAACGTATATCCGGCCAGCAGGTGAAATACCGGACCGGCGTATGCGTCCGGGTTTTTCATGTTGAATGCCAGGGCCGTAACCGCCACACCGACCAGAAAGGAAAGAACGATCTCCCAGCGAATGAAGCCCCGGATCATCAAATAAAAACCGCCGATGATGATGCCCAGGCCGAAAGCGGTACCAATGCCGCCGGCCTGTTTGCCCAGCAGAAGATCACCGGCCGTAAAAGAGGCAACCGTTTCCGGCCCGAAATATTTGGCCGACCAGAGGGGATCGACCATGTTAAAGCCAGTCACGTAATCGGCCAGCATATGATTAAAATCCATCAGCATGGGCCATCCCGTCATCAGCATGGCCGTACCCATGAGTACCGGGTTGAAGGGATTCGCGCCCAGTCCGCCGAAGATCTGCTTGCAGATGACCACCGCCAGGAAAGTACCCGTCACCACCACCCACCACGGCATGGTCGCGGGCAGGAGCATGGCCAGGAGCAGACCCGTCAGGGCGGCATTGCCGTCTCCCACCGTAACCGGACGCCGGGTGATCTTATTCATCAGAAACTCCCAGCCGATGGCCGTCGACACGGCCAGGGCGACGACGCCGAGAGCCGGGACACCGTAGGTCACGATTCCGGCGATAACCGGGATCAGCGCCGCCAGCAGAATATTGTAATGCCGGGCCGCGATCGAGCCGCCGTCATGCCAGAATGGCGCGTGTGAAACAACCAGTTTTCTCTCGCTATGCATGTTCCGCCTCCGCCGCATTATGTCTGGCAAATTCATACTTGCCGAGTTTGATGTACTGGAAAACCGGGATATTCGCCGGGCAGGCAAAAGCGCACAGTCCGCATTCGATACAGGAGAGAAGGTCGTATTGATCGGCTGCGGTGGCGTAATCCCCGGCACCCAGGTACCGGATCAGCATATTGACCGGAACCCGGGCCGGACAAATCCGGACGCAGTCGCCGCAGTTGATGCAGGACCGGTCCGCCACCCCGGGAATCTGCCCGGCGTCCTGGACAATCACGATATCCGTATCCGCTTCCACCGGATGGGATTCCGAAAAAACCGCCGAACCGGTCATGGGGCCGCCAAAAACAATGCGATCGTTCTCATTCACTTTTTCGGAACAGGCGGTCAGGACGTCTCCGACGGGTGTGCCTATCACGGCCGAAGCCATGACCTTTTCTCCGCTTTTCTTGATCACGGTAATCATTTTCCGGCTTGGCACCATGCCGGTATCGCGGGCTTTTCCCAGTGAAGCCACGGCCTCGGCGCTGATGAAACAGATACCAGCCTCTTCACAGGCGGATCCGGCCGGGACCGTGATTCCCAGGCAGTCCCGGGCCACCAGGCGGGGGTTGGCCGCCGGGTACTCGGGTTTCAGCGTTTTAATTTCCACGCCCGCGGTTCCTCCCTCGGAAGCCATGGCGCCGGGAATCGTCAGTACGATTTGCCTGGCCCCGGAAATCTTCCGCAGGACGTCAATCCCCTGTTTTAACGCCGCCATCTCGTGTTTGACGGTATACGCCCGGGTCACGCCCAGAACGTCTTCATCCGCGCCCTGAATAACAATGGTATGGATCTTATCCGCAAAAGCGAACAACCCGTCAGGAAGCCCTCCCGGTATACACCGCAGAAAATTCCCGGCCGTCTCGATCGTAATGTCCCTTCCCGCTTCCTGAAAACGGCTGCCGGCAGCCGTTTTGCCCTTATCAACGGTAATGGTAATCCCGGTGTATTTTTTACCGAAATTTCCAGTGTGGGAAAAAACTGACGTCACCGTTCCGCCCAGAGAGGCCTCGGCATATGCCAGGTTCCCCAGGACCGGCTGAATTTTCTGGCCGCTTTCAACCCCATCTCCGGTTTTAAAAGCCAACTGATCTCTTCGCACGAAATCCGCCTCAACAAAAAACGTGATCCGGGACGGTTCCGGAACTTTCTGCAGCATCGGAAAACCATCCGTTTTTTCATACCGGACGCAGGGCTTAACCACTCCAAAAAACGATCGTCTTATCATCGTCCAACCCTTATTTTCGTAAACATTATTTGTGTGCTGTCAGTCCGTCTTCAGGTTACTGGGCATGACAGGCTTCGCAGGCCGTCGGACCGGACCCCATCTCTTCATGACAGTCGATGCACTGGGCATGCATGGCATCCACGGATTTCTGATAGGTCATGATTTTCGCCTGACCCTCCACCTCCTCCGGGTCATGGCAGTCTCCGCAAGCGGCCGGAATCGTCTCACCTTCCGCCAGTTCATGACATTTCTTGCAGGTCCAGGTATCGGGTTCGTTCTCCATCAGCACGTGATGTTCATAATGAACATCCTTGACATGCTCATCTTTTGAAAGCGGATGGCACTCGGCACAGATCGCCGGCTCTTTTTTCGGCAACGCGGATAAATGGCAGGTGTCGCAGGCCCGGAAAGACGCTTCCTCGCCATGATGATGACAGACGGTGCAGTCCCCCTCATAGTCCGTATGGCCCTGGTGATCAAACAGAACGTTACCGGCCACGCCCATGAAAACCTTCCTGACGGGTGGTTCGTCAGGGAGACGGGCCGGCTCGCCGGCCGCGTAGCAGACGACCCCCACAATCAGCAGGACAATGGCCAGAGCATAGCTGAACTTCGTGTTTTCTTTTAATATCATCTGTCTACCTCATATTAGCATTAACCAGACCAATCCCAAATTAAAGTGTACTTATTAACACAATCATTATTCGGTTTTCCAGAATTTTTATTCGGAATCAGGAAAAAAATCACGGCCGGGGCGGCTTCCCCCGGATAACGGCCACAAAATGGGAATGCGGCAAGACGAGGCCGGGGACGGCCTGTATGAATTTTATCGGGGCATCGGTTGGCGAGAGAAGATTCGACCGCTTTATTCCAGGGGCGGCGCGATGACTACCCTCCGGTCTTCTTTGCGGCTCTTGGCTTCATATAGCGCCGCATCAACATGCTTGAGGAGGCGATTCAGGTCGGCCTTTCCTTCAGGAACGGCGGCTACGCCGAA
This genomic window from Thermodesulfobacteriota bacterium contains:
- the rnfG gene encoding RnfABCDGE type electron transport complex subunit G, giving the protein MRELIKMVVVLTVLTAASGGLLAGVRDATKEKIELQVLNFVQGPVLKQMFTKASNDMIADRFTLQDGKEAIVLFPVAVDGKVRYVAFNSSGKGGFGGDVGLMVGVDIESGKIISAGVTTHSETPGIGSRAKTEPDLVGRFVGLAANQEFKVKGDGGQIDAISGATVTSRGVCNAATSAGQRYGRLETEIKNKTGNL
- a CDS encoding RnfABCDGE type electron transport complex subunit D gives rise to the protein MHSERKLVVSHAPFWHDGGSIAARHYNILLAALIPVIAGIVTYGVPALGVVALAVSTAIGWEFLMNKITRRPVTVGDGNAALTGLLLAMLLPATMPWWVVVTGTFLAVVICKQIFGGLGANPFNPVLMGTAMLMTGWPMLMDFNHMLADYVTGFNMVDPLWSAKYFGPETVASFTAGDLLLGKQAGGIGTAFGLGIIIGGFYLMIRGFIRWEIVLSFLVGVAVTALAFNMKNPDAYAGPVFHLLAGYTLAGAVFFATEDSSSPVNLTPMLIYGVGGGVMTVLIRNIGVYVDGVVFAILVMNLINPLIDKIRPKAMGKVA
- a CDS encoding 4Fe-4S dicluster domain-containing protein; amino-acid sequence: MLQKVPEPSRITFFVEADFVRRDQLAFKTGDGVESGQKIQPVLGNLAYAEASLGGTVTSVFSHTGNFGKKYTGITITVDKGKTAAGSRFQEAGRDITIETAGNFLRCIPGGLPDGLFAFADKIHTIVIQGADEDVLGVTRAYTVKHEMAALKQGIDVLRKISGARQIVLTIPGAMASEGGTAGVEIKTLKPEYPAANPRLVARDCLGITVPAGSACEEAGICFISAEAVASLGKARDTGMVPSRKMITVIKKSGEKVMASAVIGTPVGDVLTACSEKVNENDRIVFGGPMTGSAVFSESHPVEADTDIVIVQDAGQIPGVADRSCINCGDCVRICPARVPVNMLIRYLGAGDYATAADQYDLLSCIECGLCAFACPANIPVFQYIKLGKYEFARHNAAEAEHA
- a CDS encoding cytochrome c3 family protein, translating into MILKENTKFSYALAIVLLIVGVVCYAAGEPARLPDEPPVRKVFMGVAGNVLFDHQGHTDYEGDCTVCHHHGEEASFRACDTCHLSALPKKEPAICAECHPLSKDEHVKDVHYEHHVLMENEPDTWTCKKCHELAEGETIPAACGDCHDPEEVEGQAKIMTYQKSVDAMHAQCIDCHEEMGSGPTACEACHAQ